The window GTGGAAAAACACACCTAATAATGTGAAACGTAAAACAGGCTTCTTGCTTGGGCTGATGCTCATGTTGAGCGTGTTAGCAGCGACACATATTGTGGATATCGACCCACATCATCACTCTTCACATCATTGTGAGCTGTTTTCGATAAATCAGTTCATTACGGCGCATTCACTTCCACAGATCCCAGAGCTCCATTCGGAATTTACTGTCGCTATCACAGAGTCAGTCATTTCGTTACAGCGCCTGTATTTCGCTTATTTAGCACGTTCACCTCCTGTAAAGATTTATTAATTACCACTACTTTTTAATTAACCTTTATTCAGGAAAAAAACATGAAACCTACTATTCTAGCCGTTGTTATCGGTATG is drawn from Vibrio sp. SNU_ST1 and contains these coding sequences:
- a CDS encoding DUF2607 family protein; translation: MWKNTPNNVKRKTGFLLGLMLMLSVLAATHIVDIDPHHHSSHHCELFSINQFITAHSLPQIPELHSEFTVAITESVISLQRLYFAYLARSPPVKIY